GAGCTGGAGCAGCTCGCCTTCCAGGGCAAGACGCCGCCGGTCGCCATCCGCATAAGGGTGCGCGAGGCGTTGTTCCACTGCGCCAAGGCGGTCATCCGCTCCAAGATCTGGAGCCCCGCGACCTTTGCCAGGCGCGAGGATTTCCCGCCGCTGGGCGCGGTGCTGGCCGACCAGATCGCCGGGCTCGACAAGGACGAGATGATCGAATGGATCCGCGTGGGCGACCAGCGGACTCTCTACTGAGGGAACGACATGATCGAGATCAGTTTCACCGAAGCCGATGGCAAAAAGCGGACCCTGAGCGGTGAGCCCGGCGGCACGCTGCTGAACGCCATCCTCGGCGCCGGCGTCAAGGGCATCGTCGCCGAATGCGGCGGCGGCTGCTCATGCGGGACCTGCCATGTGCATGTCGATCCGCAATGGACCGGCAGGCTGCCGGCGCCGGCCGACGACGAGGCCGACATGCTGTCGCTGGCCGAGGACGTGACCGCACTGAGCCGCCTCGCTTGCCAGATAAGGCTCGCACCCGAACTGAACGGGCTGAGCGTGGCGGTCCCGGGAGCGACCTGATGGCGGGCAAGCGCATCGTCATCGTCGGTGCCGGCCATGCCGGCGTGCAAGCGGCCGCCTCGCTGCGCGACGAGGGTTTTGGCGGCGAGATCGAGCTGATCAGCGCCGAAAGCGCCCTGCCCTATCATCGCCCGCCACTGTCGAAACGCTTTGCCGAAGGGCTGACCGACGAGGCGATCGCGCTCAGGCCGGCAGCGTTCTATGCAGCGCAGGACATCAGGCTCAGGCGGGGCAAAGCGGTGGAGGAGATCGACGTGAGGGGACAGCGGCTGAAGCTGGGCAGCGGCAAGCGCCTCGCTTATGACCATCTGATCCTCGCCACGGGGTCGCGCAACCGCAGCCTGGCAGTTCCAGGCGAAGAGCTGGACGGCATCGTCTCGATCCGTGATCTCGGCGACGCCTACAGGCTGGCCTCATCCATTGTCATCGGCACCAGGGCCTTCATCGTCGGCGCCGGTTATCTCGGCCTCGAAGTGGCGGCAGCGCTCGCCAGGCACGGCGTTAAGGTCACCATCGCCGCAGCACGTCCGCTGCCGCTTGGCCGGTCGGTGTCTCCTGAAACAGCCAGGATGGTTGTGGCAGGGCTGCGGGACATGGGCATTGAGACGATCGTCGGCACCGGCATAGCCGGCTTCGAAGGCAATGGGCGCCGGGTGACAGGCGTTCGGCTGGGCGACGGCAGCCTGCGCGAGACGGAGCTGGCGGTCGTCGGCATAGGCGCCGTGCCCGATGTCGGACTTGCCAAATATGCCGGGCTCGATGTCGACAACGGCATCTTGGTCGACGAGGCGCTGGCGACCTCGGCAGCCAACATTTCGGCCATAGGCGACTGTGCGCGGATTCGGGGCTGTTCCCGGCTGGAGAGCGTGGCCAGTGCAACATTTCAGGCGCGCTGCATTGCAGCCCGGCTCTGCGGCAGGCCGGCCCCGGCGGCCGAGACGCCGTGGTTCTGGAGTGACATCGGCGACCTCAGGCTGAAGATGGCCGGCTTGAAGCAGCCTGACGATGCGGTGCGGACGCTTGCCGTCGACGGCGGGCATGTCGCCCTATGTTTCCGCAACGGGCAGCTCGCCGCCGTCGAGACGATCAACGCCAACCGCATCCATGTCGCGGCGCGGCGCATTCTCGATGCGGGTATTCCACTTGAGATGGACGCGGCCTGCGCGCCTGATTTCGACATGGTGGTCCATGCCAGGGCGCTCGCCGCGCGATCATCAGCGGCTCCATGCGCAGCCTAGGTTCCGCAGAAGGCTGTCGAAAGTTCGCTGAGCGTCTTCCGGCGTC
The nucleotide sequence above comes from Aminobacter aminovorans. Encoded proteins:
- a CDS encoding NAD(P)/FAD-dependent oxidoreductase → MAGKRIVIVGAGHAGVQAAASLRDEGFGGEIELISAESALPYHRPPLSKRFAEGLTDEAIALRPAAFYAAQDIRLRRGKAVEEIDVRGQRLKLGSGKRLAYDHLILATGSRNRSLAVPGEELDGIVSIRDLGDAYRLASSIVIGTRAFIVGAGYLGLEVAAALARHGVKVTIAAARPLPLGRSVSPETARMVVAGLRDMGIETIVGTGIAGFEGNGRRVTGVRLGDGSLRETELAVVGIGAVPDVGLAKYAGLDVDNGILVDEALATSAANISAIGDCARIRGCSRLESVASATFQARCIAARLCGRPAPAAETPWFWSDIGDLRLKMAGLKQPDDAVRTLAVDGGHVALCFRNGQLAAVETINANRIHVAARRILDAGIPLEMDAACAPDFDMVVHARALAARSSAAPCAA
- a CDS encoding 2Fe-2S iron-sulfur cluster-binding protein translates to MIEISFTEADGKKRTLSGEPGGTLLNAILGAGVKGIVAECGGGCSCGTCHVHVDPQWTGRLPAPADDEADMLSLAEDVTALSRLACQIRLAPELNGLSVAVPGAT